From Pseudonocardia autotrophica, one genomic window encodes:
- a CDS encoding heparan-alpha-glucosaminide N-acetyltransferase domain-containing protein: MDAARGVALLGIIAVHALVETTDDGVSTPSYLIFGGRSAALFAVLAGVSFAFLTGRARVRPGPDLRSAAAMLATRAGMLMLIGLALSWTDPTIAALILPYYAIAFLLAIPLVALPTAVLAPLAAAFCLGIPVLSHLVRPMLPVPDLGNPSLTGLLTDPLGLLSELTVTGAYPGVVWLAYMAVGIVVGRLRLSSARTAAGLLVWGVAAALAATAASVRLLGPGGGYAVIAAASPPELLDSAPTIADAVTGYPDGVTPTTTWWWLATVAPHSGTPLDVVQTAGSALAVLGTTLLLAGITTRGVSAVLGHLLRPLAAAGSMTLTFYVASILFMNSPLDTFGPLEGYLWQAGVALVAGLAWRRAVGRGPLETLVSAPALAVRDRVRPAAGTGTPSAAGRHRD, encoded by the coding sequence GTGGACGCCGCACGCGGCGTCGCGCTGCTCGGGATCATCGCCGTGCACGCGCTCGTCGAGACCACCGACGACGGCGTGTCGACACCCAGCTACCTGATCTTCGGTGGCCGCTCGGCCGCACTGTTCGCCGTGCTCGCCGGGGTCTCGTTCGCCTTTCTGACCGGGCGGGCCCGGGTCCGGCCCGGCCCCGATCTGCGCTCCGCCGCCGCGATGCTCGCGACCCGCGCCGGGATGCTGATGCTGATCGGGCTGGCGCTGAGCTGGACCGATCCGACGATCGCCGCGCTGATCCTGCCGTACTACGCGATCGCCTTCCTGCTCGCGATCCCGCTCGTGGCGCTGCCGACGGCGGTCCTGGCACCGCTGGCGGCGGCGTTCTGCCTGGGGATCCCGGTGCTGTCGCACCTGGTCCGGCCGATGCTGCCGGTGCCGGACCTCGGCAACCCGTCGCTCACCGGGCTGCTCACCGATCCGCTCGGGCTGCTGTCCGAGCTGACCGTCACGGGCGCCTATCCGGGGGTCGTCTGGCTCGCCTACATGGCGGTGGGGATCGTCGTCGGCCGGCTGCGGCTGTCGTCGGCGCGGACCGCGGCCGGGCTGCTGGTCTGGGGTGTCGCCGCCGCGCTGGCCGCGACGGCGGCGTCGGTCCGGCTGCTCGGGCCGGGCGGCGGGTACGCCGTCATCGCCGCCGCGAGCCCGCCGGAGCTGCTCGACTCGGCGCCGACCATCGCCGACGCCGTCACCGGCTACCCGGACGGCGTCACCCCGACCACCACCTGGTGGTGGCTGGCGACGGTCGCGCCGCACTCGGGCACCCCGCTCGACGTCGTACAGACCGCCGGGTCCGCGCTCGCCGTGCTCGGCACGACGCTGCTGCTCGCCGGGATCACCACCCGGGGCGTGTCGGCCGTCCTGGGGCACCTGCTGCGCCCGCTCGCGGCCGCCGGATCGATGACGCTGACGTTCTACGTCGCGTCCATCCTGTTCATGAACTCCCCGCTGGACACCTTCGGCCCGCTGGAGGGCTACCTGTGGCAGGCCGGCGTCGCGCTGGTGGCGGGGCTCGCCTGGCGGCGCGCGGTCGGCCGCGGCCCGCTGGAGACGCTGGTGTCGGCCCCGGCCCTCGCGGTGCGCGATCGGGTGCGACCGGCGGCGGGCACCGGCACGCCGTCCGCCGCCGGCCGGCACCGCGACTAA
- a CDS encoding M1 family aminopeptidase yields the protein MIDPSGRYRAFVVLTVALAILGGCAAAGPGTTVERAAPDPDRPVVDATLDLAPDLASATGTQSVRFTPDEPICELVFRLWTNRPPTIADGTSSEITTAAVDGSPVTPVVEQAGAPDGAPGTLVELPLPVCAEPGGTVTAELGFRITLGADSGQRIGYSPAAGTAWLGSPLPVLDHVRGRGWVREPAVSMAGETVVSEDFRLASLAVTVDDDQQVVGVGTPAGRTPAGPGRSTHTFTADAIRDVAIAAGDYAITESTVGTTRVHVAVPAAGRADGAALRGSAADWTGAVAEFLPRLEELLGPHPYPDLWLTIVPSQSDGVEFPTHLQFGDVDEGTRAGLAAHELAHMWFYALLGNDQARDPWLDESFTTWAQAVVADQIDYYRPAKYSPATDGRIGDPMTLWDRRGDGFAGYVTGVYDQGAAALLEGRRRVGEDRFDAAMREHIARNAHRVVEPADVQASFAGLPEVLDVLAEHGAFDGP from the coding sequence ATGATCGACCCGAGCGGCCGGTACCGCGCGTTCGTCGTGCTCACCGTGGCGCTGGCGATACTCGGCGGATGCGCCGCCGCGGGGCCCGGCACGACCGTCGAGCGGGCCGCACCGGACCCGGACCGGCCGGTCGTCGACGCGACCCTGGACCTGGCACCCGATCTCGCCTCGGCCACCGGCACCCAGTCCGTCCGGTTCACCCCGGACGAGCCGATCTGCGAGCTGGTGTTCCGGCTCTGGACGAACCGGCCGCCCACCATCGCCGACGGCACGTCCTCGGAGATCACCACCGCCGCGGTCGACGGCTCCCCGGTCACTCCGGTGGTGGAGCAGGCCGGCGCACCCGACGGCGCCCCGGGCACGCTGGTCGAGCTGCCCCTGCCCGTCTGCGCGGAACCGGGCGGCACGGTCACCGCCGAGCTCGGCTTCCGGATCACCCTGGGCGCGGACTCCGGTCAGCGGATCGGCTACTCGCCCGCCGCCGGGACCGCCTGGCTGGGTTCCCCGCTGCCGGTCCTCGACCACGTGCGCGGGCGCGGCTGGGTGCGTGAGCCCGCGGTGTCGATGGCCGGCGAGACGGTGGTGTCGGAGGACTTCCGGCTCGCCTCGCTCGCCGTCACCGTGGACGACGACCAGCAGGTCGTCGGCGTCGGCACCCCCGCGGGCCGGACCCCCGCCGGCCCGGGCCGCAGCACCCACACCTTCACCGCGGACGCGATCCGCGACGTCGCGATCGCGGCCGGTGACTACGCGATCACCGAGTCCACCGTCGGGACCACCCGGGTGCACGTCGCGGTGCCGGCCGCGGGCCGGGCCGACGGTGCCGCGCTGCGCGGCTCGGCGGCCGACTGGACCGGCGCCGTCGCCGAGTTCCTGCCCCGGCTCGAGGAGCTGCTCGGCCCGCACCCCTATCCGGACCTGTGGCTGACGATCGTCCCCTCCCAGAGCGACGGCGTCGAGTTCCCCACCCACCTGCAGTTCGGCGACGTCGACGAGGGCACCCGGGCGGGGCTCGCCGCGCACGAGCTGGCGCACATGTGGTTCTACGCGCTGCTGGGCAACGACCAGGCCCGCGACCCGTGGCTTGACGAGTCGTTCACGACCTGGGCCCAGGCCGTCGTCGCCGACCAGATCGACTACTACCGGCCTGCGAAGTACTCCCCCGCCACGGACGGCCGGATCGGCGACCCGATGACGCTCTGGGACCGGCGCGGGGACGGGTTCGCCGGGTACGTCACCGGCGTCTACGACCAGGGCGCCGCGGCGCTGCTGGAGGGCCGCCGCCGGGTCGGCGAGGACCGGTTCGACGCGGCGATGCGCGAGCACATCGCCCGCAACGCGCATCGGGTCGTGGAGCCGGCCGACGTGCAGGCGTCGTTCGCCGGGCTGCCCGAGGTGCTCGACGTCCTGGCTGAACACGGCGCGTTCGACGGGCCGTGA
- a CDS encoding Zn-ribbon domain-containing OB-fold protein, whose protein sequence is MTIVDPRPRIVAAPDGAGLVTGVRCADHERCPGRAAFDWPACPSCGGAVEPAEFGPGGTVWSSTVVRIPVPGRTPPYPLAYVDLDDGPRVLAHTTEQQPIGARVRLLGPSAPHLMGHPGDGDGGDVRAEPSP, encoded by the coding sequence GTGACCATCGTCGATCCCCGACCTCGCATCGTCGCGGCGCCGGACGGTGCCGGACTCGTGACCGGAGTCCGCTGCGCCGACCACGAACGCTGCCCGGGCCGGGCCGCCTTCGACTGGCCCGCCTGCCCGAGCTGCGGCGGCGCCGTCGAGCCCGCCGAGTTCGGGCCGGGCGGCACGGTCTGGAGCAGCACCGTGGTCCGGATCCCGGTGCCGGGCCGCACCCCGCCCTACCCGCTCGCCTACGTCGATCTCGACGACGGCCCCCGGGTGCTCGCGCACACCACCGAGCAACAGCCGATCGGCGCGCGGGTGCGGCTGCTCGGTCCCAGTGCGCCGCACCTGATGGGTCACCCCGGCGACGGGGACGGCGGGGACGTGCGCGCCGAACCCTCCCCCTGA
- a CDS encoding SDR family NAD(P)-dependent oxidoreductase has product MNPSFRLDGRVAVVTGASSGLGLRFAGVLAAAGADVVVGARRAAALTAAQDAVRAAGRRCVAVPTDVTDDGDCARLADAAVRELGRLDVLVNNAGTGYAARAESDDDPARAAELFAVNLFGAYRMAVHAGRAMIAAGRGGSIVNIGSALGSATGPLPEAAYSASKAGVAGLTRDLAAQWSSRHGIRVNTLAPGWFASELTGQLLASDDHARRLAECASLGRIGRPEELDGPLLLLASDAGSYITGTTLAVDGGWSAR; this is encoded by the coding sequence GTGAACCCCTCGTTCCGGCTGGACGGGCGGGTGGCCGTGGTGACCGGGGCGTCGTCCGGACTCGGATTGCGGTTCGCCGGGGTGCTCGCCGCCGCCGGTGCCGACGTCGTGGTGGGCGCCCGCCGGGCCGCCGCGCTCACCGCCGCACAGGACGCCGTCCGGGCCGCGGGCCGGCGCTGCGTCGCGGTCCCGACCGACGTGACCGACGACGGCGACTGCGCCCGGCTGGCCGACGCCGCGGTGCGGGAACTGGGACGGCTCGACGTGCTGGTGAACAACGCCGGAACCGGGTACGCGGCGCGGGCCGAGTCCGACGACGACCCCGCCCGGGCCGCCGAGCTGTTCGCGGTCAACCTGTTCGGCGCCTACCGGATGGCGGTGCACGCGGGCCGGGCGATGATCGCGGCGGGCCGCGGCGGATCGATCGTCAACATCGGCTCGGCACTCGGATCCGCGACCGGACCGTTGCCGGAGGCCGCCTACTCGGCGTCCAAGGCGGGGGTGGCCGGGCTGACCCGTGATCTGGCGGCCCAGTGGTCGTCCCGGCACGGGATCCGGGTGAACACGCTGGCTCCCGGCTGGTTCGCCTCCGAGCTGACCGGGCAGTTGCTGGCCTCCGACGACCACGCGCGCCGGCTCGCCGAGTGCGCGTCGCTCGGCCGGATCGGCCGCCCCGAGGAGCTGGACGGGCCGCTGCTGCTGCTCGCCTCCGACGCCGGGTCCTACATCACCGGCACGACGCTGGCCGTCGACGGCGGGTGGAGCGCGCGCTGA
- a CDS encoding LLM class flavin-dependent oxidoreductase, with translation MKFGFFTMPEHPPIENWTLSYDRDIAAIVEAERLGFDEFWIGEHHTGGFENVPVPEFMIAKASALTHRIRLGTGVINLPYQDPFMVAERMAFLDHLTHGRLDYGFGGGGLPTDKALFGLEPAEAAPRTNEALEIIWQLLTSDDPVSYEGQYWKYENRQLQVGPYQDVPPFAIAGLTGVHNYARCGERGWKPLSVHFAPIDNGTYPHAPDLRAMGQAMLEAGARSGIDPAVTRDNWRIVREVYVTDDRDQALRDIREGVKRSYDYLFGLGLGGLMLIGEEMTDADLTLDWMVDNIPWIIGSPEDCTRQLKELEEEVGGFGTLLINCRDWVTTDKWNRSLELFARYVVPQFTRRERLDRRQRMANVALGLA, from the coding sequence ATGAAGTTCGGCTTCTTCACCATGCCGGAGCACCCGCCGATCGAGAACTGGACACTGTCCTACGACCGCGACATCGCGGCGATCGTGGAGGCCGAGCGGCTCGGGTTCGACGAGTTCTGGATCGGCGAGCACCACACCGGCGGGTTCGAGAACGTCCCGGTGCCGGAGTTCATGATCGCGAAGGCGAGCGCGCTGACGCACCGGATCCGGCTCGGCACCGGCGTCATCAACCTGCCCTACCAGGACCCGTTCATGGTGGCCGAGCGGATGGCGTTCCTCGACCACCTCACGCACGGACGGCTCGACTACGGCTTCGGCGGCGGCGGGCTGCCCACCGACAAGGCGCTGTTCGGCCTGGAACCGGCCGAGGCCGCACCCCGGACCAACGAGGCGCTGGAGATCATCTGGCAACTGCTGACCTCGGACGACCCGGTCAGCTACGAGGGCCAGTACTGGAAGTACGAGAACCGCCAGCTGCAGGTCGGCCCCTACCAGGACGTGCCGCCCTTCGCGATCGCCGGACTGACCGGCGTGCACAACTACGCCAGGTGCGGCGAGCGCGGCTGGAAGCCGTTGTCGGTGCACTTCGCCCCGATCGACAACGGGACCTACCCGCACGCCCCGGACCTGCGGGCGATGGGCCAGGCGATGCTGGAGGCGGGTGCCCGCTCCGGGATCGATCCCGCCGTCACCCGGGACAACTGGCGGATCGTGCGCGAGGTCTACGTGACCGACGACCGCGACCAGGCGCTGCGCGACATCCGCGAGGGCGTCAAGCGGTCCTACGACTACCTGTTCGGTCTCGGCCTCGGCGGTCTCATGCTCATCGGCGAGGAGATGACCGACGCCGATCTCACGCTGGACTGGATGGTCGACAACATCCCGTGGATCATCGGCAGCCCGGAGGACTGCACCCGCCAGCTCAAGGAGCTGGAGGAGGAGGTCGGCGGCTTCGGCACGCTGCTGATCAACTGCCGGGACTGGGTGACCACCGACAAGTGGAACCGGTCGCTGGAGCTGTTCGCCCGCTACGTCGTCCCGCAGTTCACCCGGCGCGAGCGGCTCGACCGCAGACAGCGGATGGCGAACGTCGCCCTCGGCCTCGCCTGA
- a CDS encoding phenylacetate--CoA ligase family protein — protein sequence MAGADGRDWPRYWDAERETRDPAERDGLILERVQAQLGYVYHCLPFYRRHYDAHGFHPDQIRSLADFTAKVPVITKAMLVADQAEHPPFGSYTPERPTGGIARIHGSSGTSGTPTMYAVSRGDWERAGEVHAMAQWCAGVRPDDIVQVGFPFGLFFGGWGVVQGAERIGATLFPIGITDSVRHLELIERLGSTVFSATPSYAVHLLSVAERHGVDLRATTVRHLLVGGEPGGSLPGIRKVIEDGWGAVVADAGSTSEMYPFQTNVGCEAGTGTHLFTDEVFTEIVDTHDTNTAVPAGTRGAVVYTHLWRDSQPMIRFAPGDESYLADDPCPCGRTYPRLPEGVLGRLDDMLVIRGANIYPSAVDTAVRSVPGLGPEFRIRVTRPGALDEMTVEAEGDPAAQPELEAALARVLGIRVPAVLLAPGTLPETTFKARRVVDER from the coding sequence ATGGCAGGTGCCGACGGGCGGGACTGGCCCCGGTACTGGGACGCCGAGCGGGAGACCCGCGATCCCGCCGAACGGGACGGGCTGATCCTGGAGCGGGTGCAGGCCCAGCTCGGCTACGTCTACCACTGCCTGCCCTTCTACCGCAGGCACTACGACGCGCACGGATTCCACCCGGACCAGATCCGGTCGCTGGCCGACTTCACCGCGAAGGTCCCGGTGATCACCAAGGCGATGCTGGTCGCCGACCAGGCCGAGCACCCGCCGTTCGGCAGCTACACCCCGGAACGGCCCACCGGCGGCATCGCCCGGATCCACGGGTCGTCGGGGACCTCCGGCACCCCGACGATGTACGCGGTCTCGCGCGGCGACTGGGAGCGGGCCGGCGAGGTGCACGCGATGGCGCAGTGGTGCGCCGGGGTCCGGCCGGACGACATCGTCCAGGTCGGGTTCCCGTTCGGCCTGTTCTTCGGCGGCTGGGGCGTGGTGCAGGGCGCCGAGCGGATCGGCGCGACCCTGTTCCCGATCGGGATCACCGACTCCGTCCGGCACCTGGAGCTGATCGAACGACTCGGGTCCACGGTGTTCTCGGCGACCCCGTCGTACGCGGTGCACCTGCTCTCGGTGGCCGAGAGACACGGTGTCGACCTGCGCGCCACCACCGTCCGGCACCTGCTGGTCGGCGGGGAGCCGGGCGGTTCGCTGCCCGGCATCCGCAAGGTCATCGAGGACGGCTGGGGCGCGGTCGTCGCGGACGCCGGATCGACGTCGGAGATGTACCCGTTCCAGACCAACGTCGGCTGCGAGGCCGGCACCGGGACGCACCTGTTCACCGACGAGGTGTTCACCGAGATCGTCGACACCCACGACACGAACACGGCGGTCCCGGCCGGCACCCGGGGCGCCGTCGTCTACACCCACCTGTGGCGCGACTCCCAGCCGATGATCCGGTTCGCGCCGGGTGACGAGTCCTACCTCGCCGACGACCCGTGCCCCTGCGGCCGCACCTACCCGCGGCTACCGGAGGGCGTGCTCGGCAGGCTCGACGACATGCTGGTGATCCGCGGCGCCAACATCTACCCGAGCGCCGTCGACACCGCCGTCCGCTCGGTGCCCGGTCTCGGACCGGAGTTCCGGATCCGGGTGACCCGGCCCGGTGCACTCGACGAGATGACGGTCGAGGCCGAGGGCGATCCGGCGGCGCAGCCGGAGCTGGAGGCCGCACTGGCCAGGGTGCTCGGCATCCGGGTGCCCGCCGTGCTGCTCGCACCCGGCACGCTGCCGGAGACGACCTTCAAGGCCCGCCGGGTGGTCGACGAACGCTGA
- a CDS encoding TetR/AcrR family transcriptional regulator — MPRPSRWSEIVAAASEEFRDRGYENATLESIGARVGILKGSIYNYVASKEELLLAVVEEPARQLLAELERLRTASGRTVTVRLRELIRMQVRIFADCHPAAFVYLQHLGRMPSPRFAEFREMDEQYMDALEALLAEGVRTGEFALPGAPRTAAYVVVGTLGWMQHWFVPRGPEADRALADQLFAHVLGGLVAGSGMLGISRSFDSDDDL; from the coding sequence GTGCCCCGCCCGAGCCGCTGGTCGGAGATCGTCGCTGCTGCCAGTGAGGAGTTCCGCGACCGCGGCTACGAGAACGCGACGCTGGAGAGCATCGGCGCCCGGGTCGGGATCCTGAAGGGCAGCATCTACAACTACGTGGCCTCCAAGGAGGAGCTGCTGCTCGCGGTGGTCGAGGAGCCGGCCCGGCAGCTGCTCGCCGAACTGGAGCGGCTGCGGACCGCGTCCGGGCGTACCGTCACCGTCCGACTGCGGGAGCTGATCCGGATGCAGGTCCGGATCTTCGCCGACTGCCATCCGGCCGCGTTCGTCTACCTGCAGCACCTCGGCCGGATGCCGTCGCCCCGGTTCGCGGAGTTCCGGGAGATGGACGAGCAGTACATGGACGCACTGGAGGCGCTGCTCGCCGAAGGGGTCCGGACCGGCGAGTTCGCGCTCCCCGGTGCGCCGCGCACCGCCGCCTACGTCGTGGTCGGCACGCTCGGCTGGATGCAGCACTGGTTCGTCCCGCGCGGCCCGGAGGCGGACCGCGCGCTCGCCGACCAGCTGTTCGCGCACGTGCTGGGTGGCCTGGTTGCGGGTTCCGGGATGCTCGGGATCTCCCGCTCCTTCGACAGCGACGACGACCTGTGA